One segment of Candidatus Melainabacteria bacterium DNA contains the following:
- the rplX gene encoding 50S ribosomal protein L24 — protein sequence MGGTTLVSEALVKDGVTNLVPKIHVKKGDLVMVISGSKEMGKGRTGKVLNVFPKTGKIIVEGVNVVTRATKSRSPMGKSGLIKKEAPIFACKVMLYSTEKKKPFRAEFRKKLGLD from the coding sequence ATGGGCGGAACCACTCTTGTTTCTGAAGCGTTGGTCAAAGATGGTGTCACCAACCTGGTGCCCAAAATCCACGTCAAAAAAGGCGACCTGGTCATGGTCATCTCCGGCTCGAAAGAGATGGGCAAAGGCCGCACCGGCAAGGTTCTCAACGTATTTCCGAAAACCGGAAAAATCATCGTTGAAGGCGTCAATGTCGTCACTCGCGCCACCAAATCACGCAGCCCAATGGGTAAGAGCGGTTTGATCAAGAAGGAAGCTCCGATTTTTGCTTGCAAGGTAATGCTTTACAGCACTGAGAAGAAAAAACCGTTCAGAGCTGAATTCAGAAAGAAATTGGGACTCGACTAA